The DNA window GTTCCCACAACGCCATGGCAGCAACGGAATCGCCGGAACGCAGCAACGACAACAGCTCCACCGCGAGCGCGGGCGCGACGCTCACCAGCCCCGACGTGAACCCGCGTGCGCCAGCGAGCCAGTAGAACGGAGCCCATCGTTCGGCCAGCCCGCAGATCCACGCCACTCGGTCCGCGCCGACCGCGCCGATGGCCTCGGAGAGAGCGAAGACGTCCGGCACCGCGTACTTCACCGCGACCAGCGAAGGAACCTGTTCCGCCAACGACACAAGGGCTTTCGCGTCGAGTGAAGGATCCCGGACGTACGCCACGATCCCCAACGACGGCGCCGCCTCAGCCACCGCGCGGTGGTAGTCAACCCAGCCTTGCACCGACTGGTACGGATGCACGGGCTGGTGCACCATCACCGCCGGCGCCCCGGCCGCTGCGGCGGCACGCGCCAGATCGGCCGCATGCCCGGGCGCGTTCCCGACTCCCGGTACCACCACGGCCCGCGAGCCCACCGCCTCGATCGTCAGCTCCAGCGCACGTTGCAGCTCGTGATCCCGCAACGAGTAGAACTCGCTCGTGTTCCCGTTCGGCGTCACCGCGTCGACGCCCGCGTCGACCATCCGCGACACGATGCCGCTGAACGCCTTCTCGTCCAGCTCGCCCGCGCCGTCGAACGGCGTCACCGGGATCGCGACCAACGTACGAAGGCGTTCGACCAGTTCGTGACTCATGCGAGATCTCCATCGGGGGTGAACGTCATCGGCGACGGCTCGCCGAGGACTGTCAAGGCGGGGTTGGCATCGAGCTCCGCGCGCAGCGACGTGCTCACCAGCATCGTCTCGAGGTCGAGCGTGTCGCGGACCCGAACGAGCCGCACAGCAGCGGGATCCGCCACCCCACAAGCCCGAATGGCCGACGCGATCACGTCCCGGTCCGTCGGCAGTACCACCGGCAGGCGTGCGCGCCGCAGCCCGGACAACCCGGCCGTGAGGCTGTTGACGTACGTCGACCTTAGGTCCAGCTGCCGCACCACCCGCAGCGGTACGAGATCGGCCAGCCCCACGCCGATCCCGTTCCCGTGCGAAGCCTCGGTGAGGTGATGAACGGTGACGTTCGTGATCCGCGGCGTCGGCAGCTCGGCGATGCCCGGAATCCCCATCCGGCCAAGGACATTCGGGTCCATCCCCGCACCGGACTTGTCCTTGCCGAACTCGTCCACCACCAGCACGTCCAGCTCGTCGAACGGCAACCGAGGCAGCAGTTCGAACGCCTCCGCGAGCAGCGCGGCCTCACCAGCGGCGCCGATCCCGTCGGCAGAGACGAACGCGACCTTCGCGACCTGATGATGCGCGTTCTCCAGGATCGCCACGCCACCGAGCACCTTGCCGGTCGCGGCGAGCGCACGGTACGCGGCGGGAATCCACGTACCCAGCTGCACCGGTCCGTGCAGGTGGATCGCCTCCGCGCCGTGCTGCTTGCCGAGCCCGATCGCGGCGATCTTCGCCAGCCCACTCTCGACCTCGCCGCGGAACGTCGTGTGCGGCTTGATCCGGTTCACCAGCAGGATCGCGTCGGCCGCGGCCGCCCGCGCGTCGACGTGCACCTCCGGCCCGCCGTCGAGCCGATCGATCACGACCGTGTCCATGCCGGACTCGATCGGCGCGCCCACGGAGTCCTCGGTCACCCCGAGACCGGACAGGATCTCCTGCTGGCCCTCGGCCGTCGCCCCGCCGTGCGACCCCATGGCCGGAACGACGAACGGCGAGGCGCCCCGCGAGCGCAGCTCGGCGACCGCCGTACGCAGGATCGTCGCCAGGTCCGCGATGCCCCGGCTGCCGGCGGTGACGCAGACCCGCTTGCCCTCGACGTCGCCGATCCCGGCGAGTGCCGCACGCGTCGACGCCTCGACATCGGCCACCGCCGGCGCGGCGATGTGCTGGCGCACGGGGATCAGGTCGGGGAACTTCGTGTCGTACGCGAGGCCTTCGACAGCGGCGAACGGATCGGCGGTCACGAGCTCTCCTCCCGAGCGGCGACTTTGTCAGAATGTCAGGACATGAAGACATCAGGACATGTGAGCAGCTCGTCCCTGGGTCACTTGGTATATCGTACGCCACGTGTCCGACCTCCTCGCCGCGGAGACCCTCACGGCTCTCCGCCACGTCTCGACCGCGACGCTCACCACCCAACTGCTCGCGCGCGGGCTGCGCAACGCGTTCCTCGTCGGTCTGAGACCGCTCAACCCGAACGCCGCCCGGATGGTGGGCGAGGCGTTCACGCTTCGCTACATCCCGGCGCGCGAGGACCTCGACGTGCTGAGCGTGTTCCAGGACCCGGAGCACCCGCAGCGCAAGGCGGTCGAGTCGGTCGACGAGGGCCAGATCCTCGTCATGGACTGCCGCGGCCAGGCGCGGGCGGCCTCCCTCGGTGCGATCCTTGCGACGAGGCTGCTCAAGCGCGGAGCCGCCGGCATCGTGACCGACGGAGCCGTCCGCGACTCGCCCGAGTTCGCCCAGCTGAACCTGCCGACGTACGCCGCCGGAGTCGCCGCGACCACCAACCTCGCCCAGCACCACGCCGTGGATATGCAAGTTCCGATCGGCTGCGCGGAAGTTCCGGTCTACCCGGGCGACGTGCTCGTCGGCGACCTCGAAGGCGTCGTCGTCCTCCCGCGGCACCTCGCCGCCGAGGTCGCCGAGGCTGCCGCCGCGCAGGAGCACCTGGAGGAGTTCATCCAGGCCGAGATCGCGGCGGGCGCCGCGCTGCCCGGCACGTACCCGCCGAACGACGACACCCGCGCCCGTTACGCCCAATGGGCCAAGGAGAATCCGCTTCCTACTTGAGTGGGTCGCCTACCCGGACCGGGGACACCGGCCGCAGGATCCGCCGCCGAGCCTCCGGCAACGTCGCCAGCCAGTCCGCGTCGTACACGTACCCGTACCGACTAGCACCCCAGATCGGCCCGTACCGGTAGATCAGGATCCGCCGTTCGCCCGGATTCGTCCGGCTCGAGCCGCCGTGGATCAGGCCGTCGACGAACAGCAGCGCGTCGCCGGCGCGGAGGTACGCGGGTACGGCGCCCATCAGCTCGTCCATCCGGTCGCTCTGCCCGTAGTCGCCTTCGAGCGGGTGGGGGAAGTTCGACTTGTGCGAGCCCGGCACCACCATCGTCGCGCCGTCACCCGGGCCGATGTCGGTGAGCGCGACGATGATGTTGACCTGCCCGCACCGGAACCGCCCGTCCTTGTAGCGGAAACTGCCCCGCAGCGCGCCCTGGTAGCCACCGGAGTGCGCCGGATGATGTCCGCCGCTCTCGCGGATCGACGCGATCGTCTCGTCGATGAACAGTCCCGAGACGTAGCTCTGCTCCTCACCGGCGAAGTGCGCGACGAGCCGAACCCAGCTGGGGTGGTCGATCAGTTCCTCGAACGGCGCGCCCGCCGCGACCGCCTGGTGC is part of the Tenggerimyces flavus genome and encodes:
- a CDS encoding ribonuclease activity regulator RraA, giving the protein MSDLLAAETLTALRHVSTATLTTQLLARGLRNAFLVGLRPLNPNAARMVGEAFTLRYIPAREDLDVLSVFQDPEHPQRKAVESVDEGQILVMDCRGQARAASLGAILATRLLKRGAAGIVTDGAVRDSPEFAQLNLPTYAAGVAATTNLAQHHAVDMQVPIGCAEVPVYPGDVLVGDLEGVVVLPRHLAAEVAEAAAAQEHLEEFIQAEIAAGAALPGTYPPNDDTRARYAQWAKENPLPT
- a CDS encoding DUF2088 domain-containing protein, with protein sequence MTADPFAAVEGLAYDTKFPDLIPVRQHIAAPAVADVEASTRAALAGIGDVEGKRVCVTAGSRGIADLATILRTAVAELRSRGASPFVVPAMGSHGGATAEGQQEILSGLGVTEDSVGAPIESGMDTVVIDRLDGGPEVHVDARAAAADAILLVNRIKPHTTFRGEVESGLAKIAAIGLGKQHGAEAIHLHGPVQLGTWIPAAYRALAATGKVLGGVAILENAHHQVAKVAFVSADGIGAAGEAALLAEAFELLPRLPFDELDVLVVDEFGKDKSGAGMDPNVLGRMGIPGIAELPTPRITNVTVHHLTEASHGNGIGVGLADLVPLRVVRQLDLRSTYVNSLTAGLSGLRRARLPVVLPTDRDVIASAIRACGVADPAAVRLVRVRDTLDLETMLVSTSLRAELDANPALTVLGEPSPMTFTPDGDLA
- a CDS encoding phytanoyl-CoA dioxygenase family protein, with translation MADREPTELDDFLFDLRGYLVLENAIDQDLLGRLNAEFDAFPRDLPWGAWYHGAQRRDYTPDTGFELHQAVAAGAPFEELIDHPSWVRLVAHFAGEEQSYVSGLFIDETIASIRESGGHHPAHSGGYQGALRGSFRYKDGRFRCGQVNIIVALTDIGPGDGATMVVPGSHKSNFPHPLEGDYGQSDRMDELMGAVPAYLRAGDALLFVDGLIHGGSSRTNPGERRILIYRYGPIWGASRYGYVYDADWLATLPEARRRILRPVSPVRVGDPLK
- a CDS encoding dihydrodipicolinate synthase family protein; this translates as MSHELVERLRTLVAIPVTPFDGAGELDEKAFSGIVSRMVDAGVDAVTPNGNTSEFYSLRDHELQRALELTIEAVGSRAVVVPGVGNAPGHAADLARAAAAAGAPAVMVHQPVHPYQSVQGWVDYHRAVAEAAPSLGIVAYVRDPSLDAKALVSLAEQVPSLVAVKYAVPDVFALSEAIGAVGADRVAWICGLAERWAPFYWLAGARGFTSGLVSVAPALAVELLSLLRSGDSVAAMALWERLVPMEKLRMRRGNANNVSAVKEALAQLGLCGRAVRPPVSELDTDEAAEAADIVASWGLG